In one window of Triticum urartu cultivar G1812 unplaced genomic scaffold, Tu2.1 TuUngrouped_contig_6042, whole genome shotgun sequence DNA:
- the LOC125530061 gene encoding heat stress transcription factor C-2b-like yields the protein MAAAAASVGGGAAPFVWKTYRMVEDPGTDGGIGGGKGNNSFVVADPFVFSQTMLPAHFKHNNFSSFVRQLNTYGFRKVDPDRWEFAHGSFLRGQTHLLRNIVRRGTAVGGGGGGKRKDAVAAGLTDDDMTMVATEVVRLKKEQNTIDDRVAAMWRRVQETERKPKQMLAFLLTVVGDRDTLQRLVGNSGNAAGGEQGPVEGGEKRARMLLDGDFGNVSAFGPDAVDFAGFYTDDAFASVPVPVEAAAGPGGGGAGCTFAFGVDSGY from the exons atggcggcggcggcggcgagcgtcggaggcggggcggcgccgTTCGTGTGGAAGACGTACCGGATGGTGGAGGACCCCGGGACGGACGGGGGCATCGGGGGGGGGAAGGGCAACAACAGCTTCGTCGTCGCCGACCCCTTCGTCTTCTCGCAGACCATGCTGCCCGCGCACTTCAAGCACAACAACTTCTCCAGCTTCGTCCGCCAGCTCAACACCTAT GGCTTCCGCAAGGTGGATCCGGACCGGTGGGAGTTCGCCCACGGCTCCTTCCTCCGGGGCCAGACGCACCTCCTGCGCAACATCGTCCGCCGTGGCACcgccgtcggcggcggcggcggcggcaagcgcAAGGACGCGGTGGCGGCCGGCCTCACCGACGACGACATGACGATGGTCGCCACGGAGGTGGTGAGGCTGAAGAAGGAGCAGAACACCATCGACGACAGGGTGGCCGCCATGTGGCGCCGCGTGCAGGAGACCGAGCGGAAGCCCAAGCAGATGCTCGCGTTCCTCCTCACGGTCGTCGGCGACCGCGACACGCTGCAGCGCCTGGTCGGCAACAGCGGCAACGCGGCCGGCGGCGAGCAAGGGCCCGTGGAGGGCGGTGAGAAGAGGGCGAGGATGCTGCTTGACGGCGACTTCGGCAACGTGTCCGCGTTTGGGCCGGACGCCGTCGACTTCGCGGGGTTCTACACCGACGACGCATTCGCCAGTGTGCCGGTGCCGGTGGAGGCGGCCGCCGGGCCGGGCGGAGGTGGTGCCGGCTGCACGTTCGCTTTTGGAGTGGACAGTGGGTACTGA